DNA from Luteolibacter yonseiensis:
GGCAGGCGGCCGAACCTTAATTTTTGATGAAGAAGCCGCAACTTTCTCTCGAATGCCGGGTTTTTCCGAGCGTAGAACATCCCCACCATGCACCGCGACCCCCTGCCAACCGACGATTCCTGGGAATCTGATGCCGTTTGGAAGCTGCTTGATGAGTCTCCACCGCAGGTCGCAAGTCCCCGTTTCGCGGATGATGTGGTCCGCATGGCGCGGCTCACGGCGGATGAGGTGCCTTGGTGGAAGAAACTGTTTTCTCCCGCTCCACTCGCCGGGCTGGCCGCCGCTTCAGCAGCGCTCGCCTTCGCGGTGGTGCCGCTTGTCGGACTGTTTCATGAATCCGCATCGCAGACCGTTTTTCTCGACTCGCCGCAAGCCGTTGCGATCCAGGACATCGCGGAGACCGAAACGCTCATCGCCGCAGCGGACCAGCTTGAAGATTTCAGCGACAACGAGCTTGTCAGCCTCATCGGGTTTTAAGCGCTTTCCCATCCCGCTCCCGCACGTCAGACTCGCGGCGTGAAACATGGTTTGATTTTTGATTTGGACGGGACGCTGGTGGATTCGTTGCAGGGAATCGCGGCTTCGGTAAACCATGCACTCGTAGAGGCCGGTCACGCGACGCATTCGCTTGCGGCCGTTCAAGGATTCATCGGAAACGGTGCCCGCATCCTTCTGGAGCGTGCCGCGCCGGGTGGGGCGGATGAAGCGCTGCTGCTTTCGCTGGAGGAGACATTCAAATCCCACTACGACGTGTCGTGGCCGAACGGCACCCTGCCCTACGACGGAGTCACCGCCTTGTTGGAAACCCTGCAGAGGCTCGGACATCCGCTCGCTGTTTTGTCGAACAAGCCGCACCCGTTCACCCAAACCATCGTCTCGCAGATCTTTCCCGGGATCCGCTTTGCGGAGGTCCTCGGACAGCGCGCTGGAATCCACCACAAGCCGGACCCGGCCGGAGCGTTGGAGATCGCGGAGTCATTCGGCCTCGCTCCGGCGGATTGCATCGTCATTGGCGACTCCACCATGGACATCGAGACCGCGAAGAATGCCGGCATGAAATCCATCGGAGTGACCTGGGGGTTCCAGGACCGGGCGAAGCTCATCGCCGCAGGGGCGGACGTGCTGGCTGACAACATGGACGACCTGTTGCGGTTCTGTGGCGGCGGCTTCTCATCCGCGGTGCGACAGGACAATGCGGAATGAGTTTTTCATTCCGTCATCCGGGAAGCCGGTTCAATTCATCCACCTGCTCGTTCAGCGTGCAGAAGTCATAGATATAGCCGATGCCAAGAAGGCCGCCGGTCAGGAGCCACAGGATGCCGGTGCCGATCTTTCCCATGTAAAAACGATGGATGCCGAACACTCCGAGATATGTCTGGAGGATCCACGCCAATGAATAGTCATATCTTCCGGGCTGGAACCGCGCGTCCGCCTGGCGATCCATGCCGGGAATCAGGAAGGCATCGATCAACCATCCCACGCCGAGGAGTCCGAGTGTGAAAAACCAGATCGCTCCCGATATGGGTTTTCCATAATAGAACCGGTGCGCTCCGGTGAAACCAATGATCCATAAGAGATAACCGATTACGATGCTGTGCGTCTTCACATCTGCAGTGATGATTCAAACGCGGAAATCCCGCCACAAGAATTCGTGGCGGGATTTGGAATCGGCAGGACTTCAGGACAACTTGGCGACCAATGCCGCTGCCAAGGCTTTGACCGCTGCCTGTTGGGCGGCATCTGCCAGGTTTCCGTCCGCATCGAATGCTTCGTACGCCTTTGGCACCGATACCTGGTCCGGCAGGACGGAGATATGGATGTTCTCAAGGAACGGCCTGAGCTGGGTCAGGCTGCGCGCGCCGCCATAACCGCTGGGCGAAGCGGACAGGATCGCCGCCGACTTACCCTTGAGCACCGACAGCGGTTCCTCGTCCGGGGTGTTCGCACGGGACACCCAGTCGATCGAGTTCTTCAACGCGGCGGTGATCGTGCTGTTGTATTCGGGTGACGCGATGATGAGCCCGTCGTGCTCCGCGAAGATGGCTTTCAGTTTTCGCGCATTTTCAGGCATGCCCTCCTCTGTTTCCAGGTCTTCATCGAAGAGTGGAATCCGGAAATCGCGCAGCGCGATGAGGGTGACTTCCGCTCCGGCCTCGCGTGCTCCCGCAGCGGCGATGGTGGCGAGTTTCTGGTTGTAGGATCCGGCGCGGAGGCTGCCGCCGAAGACAAGGATGCGTGGTGTGCTCATGATTTTTCAGGCTGTTGTGGTTTCAAGGGATGCGTAGTCGGTGTAACCCGCGGGACCGTCACCATAGAAGGTGGAGGGATCGGGATCGTTCAGGGGCGCGTTGCTGCGGAAACGCTCGACGAGGTCGGGATTCGCAATGGCGGTTTTTCCAAACGCCACGGCATCCGCGGTGCCGGAGCGGATCGCCTCGCGCGCGGTGTCCGCGGTGAAGCCTTCGTTCGCGATGTAAACCCCGCCGAAGGCCTGCTTGAGCGATGGTCCCAGCGCGGGCTGGGCATAGGACTCACGGGCGCAGATGAACGCGATGTTCCGTTTTCCCAATTCGGCCGCGGCATGATGGAAGACGTCGGAAATATGGGAGTCCCCCATGTCGTGCGCGTCGGCACGCGGAGCGAGATGCACGCCCACACGATCGGCTCCCCAGACGGAGATGACCGCATCCGTCACTTCGAGCAAAAAGCGCGCGCGGTTTTCGATGGAACCACCGTATCCGTCGGTGCGCTTGTTGGTGGAGTCCTGGAGGAACTGATCGATGAGATAGCCGTTCGCCCCGTGGATCTCAACCCCGTCGAAACCCGCTGCCTTGGCATTCTCCGCCGCGCGGCGGTAGTCCCCGACGATGCCGGGGATCTCCGAAATGTCCAGGGCCCGCGGCGTGACGAAGTCCTTGAGCGGACGGATGAGGCTGACATGTCCCGCCGGTGCGATGGCACTCGGCGCGACAGGCAGCTCTCCATCCAGGTAGCTTGGATCCGAAACGCGTCCGACATGCCAGAGCTGGAGCAGGATCTGGCCACCCGCCTCGTGAACGGCGCGGGTGACGAGCTTCCAGCCCTCCACTTGTTCGTCGGACCAGATGCCGGGGGTGTTGGGATAGCCGACGCCTTGCGGGCTGATGGAGGTGGCCTCCGTCAGGATCATGCCGAAGGAGCTACGCTGCACGTAGTAGTCGGCCATCATCGCGTTCGGCACCCTTCCGTCGGACGCACGGCAGCGCGTGAGCGGAGCCATCATGATCCGGTTGGGGAAGGTGAACGCCCCGGCACGGAGCGGTTGGAAAAGTGGATCGGACATATGCGGAATGCGGATCGGTTGTTTGCTTCAGGCTTCCGGCTTGGCTTCGAGCTTGAGCTCGATGACGACCTCGTCACGGATCAGGTCGTCCGCCTTGCCGGCATAGACGATGCCGAAATCCTTGCGCTTGATGTCGAACTTCGCGTCGATCTTCACCGAGCCGGAGCCTTGGCTGACCGTTGCGGGGAAGCTGATGTTCTTGGTCTGGCCGTGGAGCGTGAAGTTGCCGGAAACGGTGTAGGCGGTGTCCGAGTTTTTCTTGATCTCGGTGACGTCGAAGGTCGATTGCGGGAATTTTTCCACGTCGAAAAAGTCAGGGCTCTTGAGGTGGCCGGTGAGTTTCTCCGCATCCGAGAAGGTGGAGTTCATGTCGATGACGACCTTGTGATCGTTTCCGACAGGTGCTCCGTCCTTGATCGTGAAGTGACCGGTGAAGGCCTTGAAGCCTCCGGAATGGCTTCCGGTGACCTTGGAACCGATGAAGTTCACCTGGGATTCCGGCGTGAAGACATACTTCGTGCCGCCTGCTTCCGCAGAGGTGGATTTCTCAACGGCCGATGAGACCTTGGCGTCCGCGGTCTTGTCCGCGGGGTTTTCGCAGGAGACGAAGATGACCGGAGCTGCGAGGACGAGGGCGATGGCTTTGTATTTCATATTTTTGATTTCGGTTAGAGAATGGGAAGTTAGGCGGATTCAGCCAAGGTCAAAGAGAATCGCCTCGGAAAATCCGTTGTCGGAGGTGATTTCGAGTCCACCGGGTTCTTCGAGGGATACGGCGTCGCCGGCAACCAGGTCGACGCCGTTCACGGTGATTGCTCCCTTGGCGACGTGCAGCCACAAACCGCGTCCGGCTGCCAGCTCGTGGCGTGCCGGAACACCGGGTTTCAGCTTGAGGAGGTAGATCGAGGCATCTTGTGCGATGGTCGCGGAATTGTCGCGGCCATCCGATGAAATCACGAGTGTCTTTGCTTCATCCTCACGACCAGGAGCGGGAGTCCACTCGGTGTAGGCCGGTTCCAGTCCGCGGGTGTCGGGAGTGATCCAGATCTGCAGAAGGTGGGCGGGTTCTGTGGACGAGGGGTTGAACTCCGAATGCCTCACGCCCGATCCGGCGCGCATCAGCTGGATCTCCCCGGGCTTGAGGACCCGGCTGTTTCCCATGGAGTCCTGGTGGGCGAGATTGCCGGCCAACAGATACGAAAAGATTTCCATGTCCCGGTGCGGGTGGGTGGGGAAACCTCCGCCGGCGGCGATGCGGTCGTCATTGATGACGCGCAGCGAACGGAAGCCCATGTGGGAGGGGTCGTAGTAGTCGGCGAAGGAGAACGTGTGCCAGCTGTCAAGCCAGCCGTGGTTGGCATGTCCGCGGTCGCCGGCGCGGCGGAC
Protein-coding regions in this window:
- a CDS encoding alkene reductase; amino-acid sequence: MSDPLFQPLRAGAFTFPNRIMMAPLTRCRASDGRVPNAMMADYYVQRSSFGMILTEATSISPQGVGYPNTPGIWSDEQVEGWKLVTRAVHEAGGQILLQLWHVGRVSDPSYLDGELPVAPSAIAPAGHVSLIRPLKDFVTPRALDISEIPGIVGDYRRAAENAKAAGFDGVEIHGANGYLIDQFLQDSTNKRTDGYGGSIENRARFLLEVTDAVISVWGADRVGVHLAPRADAHDMGDSHISDVFHHAAAELGKRNIAFICARESYAQPALGPSLKQAFGGVYIANEGFTADTAREAIRSGTADAVAFGKTAIANPDLVERFRSNAPLNDPDPSTFYGDGPAGYTDYASLETTTA
- a CDS encoding NINE protein, with translation MKTHSIVIGYLLWIIGFTGAHRFYYGKPISGAIWFFTLGLLGVGWLIDAFLIPGMDRQADARFQPGRYDYSLAWILQTYLGVFGIHRFYMGKIGTGILWLLTGGLLGIGYIYDFCTLNEQVDELNRLPG
- a CDS encoding YceI family protein, which codes for MKYKAIALVLAAPVIFVSCENPADKTADAKVSSAVEKSTSAEAGGTKYVFTPESQVNFIGSKVTGSHSGGFKAFTGHFTIKDGAPVGNDHKVVIDMNSTFSDAEKLTGHLKSPDFFDVEKFPQSTFDVTEIKKNSDTAYTVSGNFTLHGQTKNISFPATVSQGSGSVKIDAKFDIKRKDFGIVYAGKADDLIRDEVVIELKLEAKPEA
- a CDS encoding HAD family hydrolase gives rise to the protein MKHGLIFDLDGTLVDSLQGIAASVNHALVEAGHATHSLAAVQGFIGNGARILLERAAPGGADEALLLSLEETFKSHYDVSWPNGTLPYDGVTALLETLQRLGHPLAVLSNKPHPFTQTIVSQIFPGIRFAEVLGQRAGIHHKPDPAGALEIAESFGLAPADCIVIGDSTMDIETAKNAGMKSIGVTWGFQDRAKLIAAGADVLADNMDDLLRFCGGGFSSAVRQDNAE
- a CDS encoding NAD(P)H-dependent oxidoreductase, with the translated sequence MMSTPRILVFGGSLRAGSYNQKLATIAAAGAREAGAEVTLIALRDFRIPLFDEDLETEEGMPENARKLKAIFAEHDGLIIASPEYNSTITAALKNSIDWVSRANTPDEEPLSVLKGKSAAILSASPSGYGGARSLTQLRPFLENIHISVLPDQVSVPKAYEAFDADGNLADAAQQAAVKALAAALVAKLS
- a CDS encoding pirin family protein; this encodes MTANLNLIVRRAGDRGHANHGWLDSWHTFSFADYYDPSHMGFRSLRVINDDRIAAGGGFPTHPHRDMEIFSYLLAGNLAHQDSMGNSRVLKPGEIQLMRAGSGVRHSEFNPSSTEPAHLLQIWITPDTRGLEPAYTEWTPAPGREDEAKTLVISSDGRDNSATIAQDASIYLLKLKPGVPARHELAAGRGLWLHVAKGAITVNGVDLVAGDAVSLEEPGGLEITSDNGFSEAILFDLG